In one Fusobacteriaceae bacterium genomic region, the following are encoded:
- a CDS encoding DUF6282 family protein encodes MDKNRIICGNGAENAELRARARELAKGAYDLHIHTIPSHAKRALDDLELIREADALGMAGVLIKNHYEPTGSRAIIANRSGQYKTKAYGGVALNWPVGGLNPYAVESALNLGAVMVWAPTRDAWNSLLHGDMPGDFFKRPGIRILDENGELLPVIHDIFDVILKYDGCLATGHLSPEESVILCKAARARNVRTVLTHPEFERTRIPVDVQKELAAIGVVIEKCWYNIAEQNCTEAYMMETVREVGAARIYLSTDRGQEGRERPAEAMLLLIEALLRNGFTDREIGNLIREVPASVVKN; translated from the coding sequence ATGGACAAAAATAGGATAATATGCGGAAATGGCGCGGAAAATGCGGAATTGCGCGCCCGGGCCAGAGAACTGGCCAAAGGCGCCTATGATCTCCACATTCACACGATCCCGTCCCATGCCAAACGAGCCCTCGACGATCTTGAACTGATCCGGGAAGCGGACGCGCTGGGTATGGCGGGGGTACTCATCAAAAATCACTACGAACCCACCGGTTCACGGGCGATCATCGCCAACCGCTCCGGGCAATACAAAACAAAGGCCTATGGCGGCGTTGCCCTCAATTGGCCCGTGGGCGGGCTGAATCCTTATGCCGTGGAAAGCGCCCTCAACCTAGGCGCCGTTATGGTCTGGGCCCCGACCAGGGACGCGTGGAATTCTCTCTTGCACGGGGATATGCCCGGCGATTTCTTCAAACGGCCGGGGATACGGATTCTCGACGAAAACGGGGAATTGTTGCCCGTGATTCACGATATTTTTGATGTGATTTTGAAATATGACGGCTGTCTCGCGACCGGTCATCTCTCGCCGGAGGAATCCGTGATCCTCTGCAAGGCGGCAAGGGCCAGAAATGTGCGGACGGTACTCACCCATCCGGAATTTGAGCGGACAAGGATTCCGGTTGACGTCCAGAAAGAATTGGCGGCAATCGGCGTTGTGATCGAGAAATGCTGGTACAACATCGCGGAACAAAACTGCACGGAAGCCTACATGATGGAGACGGTCCGTGAGGTGGGCGCCGCCCGTATTTACTTAAGCACGGACCGGGGCCAGGAAGGCAGGGAACGCCCGGCCGAAGCCATGCTGCTTCTGATTGAGGCGCTTTTGCGGAACGGCTTCACCGACCGGGAAATAGGGAATCTCATCCGGGAAGTCCCGGCCTCTGTCGTAAAAAACTAG
- a CDS encoding TRAP transporter small permease, protein MDRIVNFLIVIFFAMLILSCVLQVFTRYVMNSALTWTEELARFTFIWANLLGAVFCTKKGSHATVTALSDFFPPGAKRIVQILIQALILAIAVVMIRYGIKVTYLTRNQTSAAMKISMALVNASVPFCGVMIFVHALIRMLQLLFATKAAKGGDA, encoded by the coding sequence ATGGACCGGATCGTTAATTTTTTGATCGTGATTTTTTTCGCGATGCTGATCTTGTCCTGCGTACTGCAAGTTTTTACGCGATATGTCATGAACAGCGCCCTCACATGGACGGAAGAATTGGCCCGATTTACTTTTATCTGGGCCAATCTCCTCGGCGCGGTTTTCTGCACCAAAAAAGGCTCCCATGCGACGGTTACGGCTCTGTCGGACTTTTTTCCACCCGGGGCCAAACGGATTGTGCAGATTTTGATACAGGCGCTGATCCTCGCCATCGCGGTCGTCATGATCCGCTACGGGATCAAAGTGACCTATCTGACGCGCAATCAAACCAGCGCCGCCATGAAGATCAGCATGGCCCTCGTCAACGCGTCCGTGCCCTTCTGCGGCGTCATGATCTTTGTGCACGCCCTGATCCGCATGCTGCAACTACTTTTTGCTACTAAAGCGGCGAAAGGAGGGGATGCGTAA
- a CDS encoding TRAP transporter large permease yields the protein MVGTMFTLMIIFIFLSVPVAYAILGSGIIFLIAAGSKPLTLVCQKLVTGLDSFPLLAVPLFVLVGELMDSGGISRRMVKWAESLVGWMPGGLGVVTIVSCAMFAALTGSGPATVAAIGGIMIPSLTAKGYSKETAAGLVAASGALGPIIPPSIPMIIYGVTMNLSIPKMFIGGIVPGLVISMGLIVVNLWHAFRHPEILAHRGEKFSFSEFLRHTWSALGALLIPVIILGGIYGGIFTPTEASAVGVTYALIVGLFIYREIKVRDLPRILIKSMETAAMVDFIIAAANLLSWIMSTSRVSTKIVDFLMTFVSNKYTYILMLMLLLFFVGALMDTVAAIIIISPIIVPLGLQLGLDPLHLGMIYVINLVIGYVTPPFGYNLFTACSITGLKFDKIVRGVMPFLLVEMGLVMLFAYVPGLTTWLPNLFM from the coding sequence ATGGTCGGCACAATGTTTACTTTAATGATCATATTTATATTTTTGAGCGTCCCCGTGGCCTACGCGATTCTCGGATCGGGCATTATTTTCCTGATCGCGGCGGGTTCGAAGCCGCTTACCCTCGTCTGCCAAAAACTGGTGACCGGACTGGATTCCTTTCCGCTCCTGGCGGTGCCGCTTTTCGTCCTTGTGGGCGAATTGATGGACAGCGGCGGCATCTCCCGCAGGATGGTCAAATGGGCGGAAAGCCTTGTCGGCTGGATGCCCGGCGGATTGGGCGTTGTGACCATCGTCTCCTGCGCCATGTTCGCGGCCCTGACGGGCTCGGGACCGGCGACAGTAGCCGCCATCGGTGGGATCATGATCCCTTCCCTTACGGCCAAGGGCTATTCCAAGGAAACGGCGGCTGGCCTTGTGGCGGCGTCGGGAGCGCTGGGTCCCATTATTCCCCCCAGTATCCCCATGATCATCTACGGCGTCACGATGAATCTGTCGATTCCGAAGATGTTTATCGGCGGGATCGTTCCGGGGCTCGTGATCTCCATGGGCCTCATCGTCGTCAATCTCTGGCATGCTTTCCGGCATCCGGAAATTCTCGCCCACAGGGGGGAAAAATTCAGCTTTTCCGAATTCCTGCGGCATACCTGGTCGGCGCTCGGAGCGCTTCTGATCCCGGTCATCATTCTGGGCGGGATTTACGGCGGAATTTTCACGCCGACTGAAGCGTCGGCGGTGGGCGTGACCTACGCCCTGATCGTGGGTCTCTTCATTTACCGGGAAATCAAGGTCCGGGATTTGCCGCGGATTCTCATCAAATCCATGGAGACGGCGGCCATGGTGGATTTCATCATCGCGGCGGCCAATTTGCTGTCGTGGATCATGTCCACGTCCCGGGTATCGACGAAAATCGTCGACTTCCTGATGACCTTCGTTTCCAACAAATACACGTATATTTTGATGCTGATGCTACTCCTCTTCTTTGTGGGGGCGTTGATGGATACCGTCGCTGCGATAATCATCATTTCGCCGATCATTGTGCCTCTGGGCCTGCAACTGGGTCTCGATCCGCTGCATTTGGGGATGATCTATGTTATCAATCTCGTTATCGGCTACGTGACGCCGCCCTTCGGCTATAATCTTTTTACGGCCTGCTCCATAACGGGCTTGAAATTTGACAAGATCGTCCGGGGGGTCATGCCCTTTCTCCTGGTGGAAATGGGGCTTGTCATGCTCTTTGCTTATGTTCCTGGCCTGACGACCTGGCTCCCCAATCTCTTTATGTAG
- the dctP gene encoding TRAP transporter substrate-binding protein DctP, producing the protein MKKYVRILTATLFFILGSMILNAAPKKLQVGFTTAMNPDDPYFVFGTEFARIVKEKTKGGIEVDLLGAGQLGQEREMFEGMQLGTVDMAIMTNAYASNFVAASGLFDLPFIFAGNKVAADILDGPIGQAVLAEYTKEGVIALAWGEGGFRHLVTMKTPVRKPADFAGLKIRCMETKTYIATYNAVGANAVPMAWSETITGLQQGTIDGLDIPISVIYSNGFPDIAKYLNLTGHFYSPLVMCISAEIWGGFSKEEQAILKDAAVEAGKADRAHNARVEGELLKKMKDAGMNIIDDVDIPAFQAQLKNFYGEQKGAIGGTYVDDLLKVLAETK; encoded by the coding sequence ATGAAAAAGTATGTACGCATTCTGACGGCAACTCTGTTTTTTATTTTGGGAAGCATGATACTAAACGCGGCGCCCAAGAAGCTTCAGGTGGGCTTTACGACGGCAATGAACCCCGATGATCCCTACTTTGTGTTCGGCACGGAATTCGCCCGCATCGTCAAAGAAAAGACCAAGGGCGGGATAGAGGTCGATCTCTTGGGCGCGGGGCAACTGGGACAGGAAAGGGAGATGTTTGAAGGGATGCAACTGGGGACCGTGGACATGGCCATCATGACCAACGCCTACGCGAGCAATTTTGTCGCGGCTTCGGGCCTTTTCGACCTGCCTTTTATTTTCGCGGGCAACAAAGTCGCCGCCGATATCCTTGACGGTCCCATCGGCCAGGCCGTTCTCGCCGAATATACGAAAGAAGGCGTCATTGCCCTCGCCTGGGGAGAAGGCGGCTTCCGGCATCTGGTCACCATGAAGACTCCGGTTCGCAAACCCGCTGATTTTGCCGGATTGAAGATCCGCTGTATGGAAACAAAGACGTACATCGCGACTTACAACGCCGTCGGCGCAAACGCCGTTCCCATGGCCTGGTCGGAGACAATTACCGGCTTGCAGCAGGGAACCATCGACGGGCTTGATATTCCGATCAGCGTAATCTACAGCAACGGTTTCCCCGATATCGCCAAATACCTCAACCTGACCGGGCATTTCTATTCACCCCTCGTAATGTGCATCTCCGCGGAGATCTGGGGCGGATTTTCCAAAGAAGAGCAGGCCATCCTGAAGGACGCCGCCGTCGAAGCCGGAAAAGCTGACCGCGCACACAACGCCAGAGTCGAAGGAGAACTGCTGAAAAAGATGAAAGACGCCGGCATGAACATCATTGATGACGTGGATATCCCGGCATTTCAAGCTCAGTTGAAAAACTTCTACGGCGAGCAGAAAGGCGCCATCGGCGGAACTTATGTGGATGATCTGCTGAAAGTCCTGGCCGAAACCAAATAA
- a CDS encoding DUF3450 domain-containing protein: MERKNKRQPLILKKHATFPTFQMFAYAGKKSVLAAEDVFKICVLTTLSWLREKLDEVGGFDEINLPEPEDYRRVSATDFVEVNSALVGYDLNIGSAPEQKIWALQLKEPDQGISRTIGGVTEYSRSPVVGRMIETNIAFCINGGVVECGFKTIVTEPAGTETQPEVFRYAIIKTLIRNPLVGLSGFYPFIEDMIPVNDGRKAKKLAAWLGNAERQTPAVVLAEYREDEGEEEEAIDPDGLTAAFLARVPSHGMDFRIPAKIPGPLEFQKEQRPFGLPVWIELDKALFPEIYAARPDKIPKGIQAQPDKAEDAKSVSKKLEKTPKKRFSEPRLAADLSAEARHLVGFAHFFALSHGALEEFNKNLAGCAVEAGGMAIFTRPPLVREESAFVVPRRRIQENAAFFAPWSELLYGFPLGEEFDFAHCKFVPDIQALTHHLNAEKINAVYRTKQEVAEALEEFQRKYEELEKQYQDFQKESAAGVNKQLKSLQFQNTQLSESLQTQKNEAEKTIADLKRQLSRTEERLSWHERMESRPAAMAEITPWAEREFAGRLLLLPRAKQLLAETKNNRPDLIWKALAFLGSEYYDMQVQRITEEEAKTRASYKYQRWFDVSPISEEIIRAYPREYKVHYSQNAFTGKKKEVGLNLHLRSGVDSENLVRIYFLWDREKKLVVIGSLPDHLPPPN, encoded by the coding sequence ATGGAAAGGAAAAACAAGCGGCAGCCCCTGATTTTGAAAAAACACGCCACGTTCCCGACGTTCCAGATGTTCGCCTACGCCGGCAAAAAAAGCGTCCTCGCCGCGGAAGACGTTTTTAAAATCTGTGTCCTCACGACCCTTTCGTGGCTTCGGGAGAAACTGGACGAGGTCGGCGGCTTTGACGAGATCAATCTGCCGGAGCCCGAAGACTACCGGCGGGTATCGGCGACGGATTTTGTCGAAGTCAACAGCGCCCTCGTAGGCTATGATCTGAATATCGGATCGGCGCCAGAGCAGAAAATATGGGCGCTGCAATTAAAAGAACCGGATCAGGGCATCTCCCGAACGATCGGCGGCGTTACCGAATACAGCCGTTCCCCCGTGGTCGGTCGCATGATCGAGACCAATATCGCCTTTTGCATAAACGGGGGCGTCGTAGAATGCGGATTCAAGACCATTGTCACGGAACCCGCGGGAACGGAGACGCAGCCGGAGGTTTTTCGCTACGCCATCATCAAGACGCTCATCCGGAATCCCCTGGTGGGCCTGAGCGGCTTCTATCCCTTTATCGAGGACATGATCCCCGTGAACGACGGCAGGAAAGCCAAAAAGTTGGCCGCATGGCTGGGAAACGCGGAGCGGCAGACGCCAGCCGTGGTTCTCGCTGAATACCGCGAAGACGAGGGGGAAGAGGAAGAAGCCATCGACCCCGACGGGCTGACGGCGGCTTTTCTCGCCCGGGTTCCTTCGCACGGAATGGATTTCCGGATCCCCGCGAAGATTCCGGGACCTTTGGAATTTCAGAAAGAACAGAGACCCTTCGGCCTTCCGGTGTGGATCGAACTCGACAAGGCCCTTTTTCCTGAGATTTACGCTGCGCGACCGGACAAAATTCCCAAAGGGATTCAGGCGCAGCCCGACAAAGCAGAAGACGCGAAGTCCGTCTCGAAAAAGCTTGAAAAGACGCCAAAAAAGCGATTCTCAGAGCCTCGCCTGGCCGCGGACTTGTCGGCGGAAGCCCGACATTTGGTGGGTTTCGCGCATTTTTTCGCGCTGTCCCACGGGGCTTTGGAAGAATTCAACAAAAATCTGGCCGGTTGCGCCGTGGAAGCGGGCGGTATGGCCATTTTCACGCGCCCGCCCCTCGTACGGGAAGAGAGCGCCTTTGTCGTTCCCCGAAGGCGGATTCAGGAAAACGCGGCGTTTTTCGCCCCCTGGTCCGAGCTTCTGTACGGTTTTCCGCTGGGGGAAGAATTCGATTTTGCTCATTGCAAATTTGTGCCCGATATTCAGGCGCTCACCCATCACCTGAACGCGGAAAAAATCAACGCGGTCTACCGGACAAAACAGGAAGTGGCCGAGGCACTGGAGGAATTCCAGCGGAAATACGAAGAACTGGAAAAGCAATATCAGGATTTTCAAAAAGAAAGCGCCGCCGGCGTCAATAAGCAGCTGAAATCTCTGCAATTTCAGAATACGCAATTGAGCGAATCCCTGCAAACGCAGAAAAATGAGGCGGAAAAAACAATTGCCGACTTGAAAAGACAGCTTTCCCGTACGGAAGAGCGGCTGAGCTGGCATGAGCGGATGGAAAGCAGGCCCGCCGCCATGGCGGAGATCACTCCATGGGCGGAAAGAGAATTTGCCGGGCGTCTGCTCCTGCTGCCCCGGGCGAAGCAGCTGCTCGCCGAAACGAAAAACAACCGTCCCGACTTGATCTGGAAGGCGCTCGCCTTTTTGGGCTCGGAATACTACGATATGCAAGTTCAGCGAATTACGGAAGAGGAAGCGAAGACCCGGGCGTCCTACAAGTATCAGCGCTGGTTTGACGTGAGCCCCATCAGCGAGGAGATTATCCGGGCATACCCCCGGGAATATAAAGTGCACTATTCCCAAAACGCTTTTACCGGCAAAAAGAAGGAGGTCGGCCTCAATCTCCATCTGCGCAGCGGCGTGGACAGCGAAAACCTTGTGCGGATCTACTTTTTGTGGGACCGAGAGAAGAAGCTTGTGGTGATCGGCTCCCTGCCCGATCATTTGCCGCCGCCCAATTGA